The stretch of DNA TCATGTGCGAGCAGTCCCCGCCCACGAAGCTGGTGAAGTACGCCCAGAAGGCCGAGGAGGTGGGGTTCCCGTTCGCCGTCATGAGCGACCACTTCAACCCGTGGCTGGACGAGCAGGGTCACAGCCCGAACGCGTGGGTGACCCTCGGCGCGGTCGCCAACGCCACGCAGACGCTGGAGCTGATGACGTACGTGACGTGCCCGATCGGGCGCTACCACCCGACGGTCGTGGCGCAGCAGGCCGCAACGCTCGGCGTCCTTAGCGAGGGACGCTTCTCGCTGGGCCTGGGCGCGGGGGAGAACCTCAACGAGCACGTGATCGGCGAGGGCTGGGACCCCGTCAACGAGCGTCACGAGCGGTTCGCCGAGGCGCTCCAGATCATCAGCGAGCTCTTCGAGGGCGGGTACGTCAACTTCGTCGGCGACCACTACCGGGTCGACTCCGCGAAGCTCTGGGACCTGCCGGAGACGCGCGTGCCCATCGGCGTCGC from Aeromicrobium phoceense encodes:
- a CDS encoding TIGR03557 family F420-dependent LLM class oxidoreductase, encoding MSLSIGCTLMCEQSPPTKLVKYAQKAEEVGFPFAVMSDHFNPWLDEQGHSPNAWVTLGAVANATQTLELMTYVTCPIGRYHPTVVAQQAATLGVLSEGRFSLGLGAGENLNEHVIGEGWDPVNERHERFAEALQIISELFEGGYVNFVGDHYRVDSAKLWDLPETRVPIGVAVSGPQSIEIAAPWADFMIAVEPDGDAVKNFDEATTAKKPARKVGQLPISWDSDQDKALARAHEQFRWFAGGWKVNAELPGPSAFDAASQFVRPEDVAEQMACGNDIDAVIEAVRPFAEAGFTDLALLQIGDEGQDEFFEAAPEILAALNQTLTA